The genomic region TGCCGCATGGCATATGGCTCACCTCATCAAGTATAGGGCATCGCAGTACAAATACTTAGTTCTCGAGCAGGAGGTCGGCAAGCTCCTCTACGCCCACTCCCTTCTTCAGGTTGGTCTTTAGTATTTTTATATTCGAGTTGTGTCGCCTCATGTCGCGCTCCATTCTCTCGATGCTTGCCCCTACCGCCTCCGCCAGATCCACCTTGTTGATGATGCCTATCTCGCATTCACGGAATATCGCCGGATGCTTGTTGACCACGTCATCCCCTTCTGTGACGCTCACGATGACGACTCTCTTATGGCTTCCCACGGGGAAATCTGTTGGACAGACCATGTTGCCCACGTTTTCGATGAAAAGAAAGTCGATGTCGTCCAGCGGCAGCCTGTGAAGCGCATTATGCACCATGTGGGCGTCAAGGTGGCACTCGGTGCCGGTGTTAAGGTTCTGCGTGGGTATGTTGAGCGCGTGGATGCGCTGGTAGTCGTCATCTCCATAGCAATCCCCTACGATGGCCCCTACCTTTACCCCCCTCTTCTGTAGCAGTGGAGTCAACTTTTCGATGAGCATGGTCTTGCCCGATCCCACCGCCCCCAAGATATCCACCGCCCTGACGCCGTGCTCGTCCAGGTGCTGGCGGTTCTCCTCCGCCTCCCTGCGGTTTGCCTCTGTGACGTTCGCCCCGACGTTTACTTCGACCTTGTGCAAAATCTCACCTTATCCTAGCATACTTCATGGTGGTGTGATAAATATTTGTCGTCGCGTATTGTGTCGGGCATGACTGAAGAGGGGGCTTCGCTTCACTCTCCCCCCTTTAGCCTCAAAATAAAAGAACCATCTGACCGACTATCATTTTTTGTGACAAGTCATTGTTTTTTATCACCAATTTTTTCGACAATCGTCGAAGCCGACTACTAAAAAATTTATATACGAGTATAGCATTCTAAGCGCTGATGCAGAGCAACATCGTCGACCTGAGGGCAAGGCTCGCCGAGAAGATGGCGGGAGAGATCACGCTCTCGGCTAATCCGGGAGAGACGATAAAGAAGTGGCGCAAGAGCTTCGAGGTTTCTCAGATAGATTTGGCAAACGCCATCGGGGTATCGCCTTCTGTCATAAGCGACTACGAGAGCGGCCGGAGAAAGTCCCCCGGGACGACGATAATAAGCAAGATCGTGGAGGCCATGCTCGACATCGACGAGAAGGCCGGCTCCCATAAGATAAGGGCCTACGAAAGCATGCTCTCGTATGCAAACTCGAACGTTATTCTGGATATGCACGAGTACCGCTCGCCCGTACACCTCACGAAGTTCGCCAGGCTGATAGGCGCCGAGCTGGTCTCTGGCAGCATGGAGCGGTCCATCAACGGCTACACCATTATCGATAGCATAAACGCCATTTTACAGCTATCCTCGGAGGAGTTTTACAGGCTCTACGGGTGGAGCACGGAAAGGGCGCTCATTTTCTGCAACGTGAGCACCGGCCGCTCGCCAATGGTGGCGCTCAGGGTCTCGACCCTCAAGCCCGCTGCGGTGGTATTGCATGGCCTGGAGGCCTCCAGGATCGACCCCATCGCGAGGAAAATAGCGGAGGTGGAGACCTTCCCGCTCATGGCCTCCCGGATGGACATAGACACGATGATAAGCACACTAAAGGGATTGAAAGAATGACGCTAGGGATCAGTTCATATGGAGCGTACGTTCCACGGTATCGCATAAAGGTGGAAGAGATCGCCAAGGTGTGGGGAGATGATGCCGAGGATTTAAAGAGTGGCCTGATGGTATCCGAGAAGTCTGTGCCCGACATGGATGAGGATACCGTGACCATAGCCGTCGAGGCGGCGAGAAACGCCGTGGCAAGGGGCGCTGACCCCGCTAAGATTGGCGCCATCTACGTAGGCTCGGAGAGCCACCCGTACGCCGTGAAGCCTACTGCCACTATAGTGGCGGCAGCTATAGGCGCCAGCCCGAAGATGACTGCTGCGGACTTCGAGTTCGCCTGCAAGGCGGGCACAGCGGCCATACAGGCCTGCATGGGAGTCGTCTCGGCCGGCCTTGCCGAGACGGCCATGGCCATTGGCGCCGACACGTCCCAGGGCGCCCCGGGCGACGCTCTGGAGTACACTGCAGCGGCCGGGGGCGCGGCTTTCGTTATCAGCAAGTCAAACCTTATAGCGGTGATAAACCACACCTGCTCGTTTACGACTGACACCCCCGACTTCTGGAGGAGAGAGGGGGCGGACTATCCCAGGCATGGCGGCAGGTTCACCGGCGAGCCGGGCTACTTTAAGCACGTGCTCTCCGCCTCGAGGATGCTGCTCGAAAAAGCGGGCACGAAGCCTTCCGATTATGACTATGCGGTGTTCCACCAGCCGAACGGGAAGTTCCCCACCAGGGCGGCGCAGACGCTTGGCTTTACCAGGGAGCAGATTAAGCAAGGCCTGACCTGTCCCAAAATGGGCAACACTTACTCGGGTGCCAGCCTTATAGGCCTCTCAGCCGTGCTTGACGTGGCGAAGCCCGGGGACAGGATATTCGTCACCTCGTTCGGCTCGGGGGCTGGAAGCGACTCGTTCGACATCACCGTTACTGAGCGTATTACAGAGGTGCAGGGCCTGGCTCCGAAGACCTGGGACTACATAAGGGATGCGAAGTACGTCGACTACGCCACCTATGCGAAGCATAAGGGCAAGATAAACGTGGACCATTAAGGGGTGAGCTTATGAGAGATGTTGCTATCATTGGTGCCGGGTGCACCAGGTTCGGCGAGATGTGGGAACGGTCGTTCAGGGATATCGTGGTGGAGGCCGGCGCGCAGGCCCTCGAGGACGCGAAGCTGAACGGCGAGGAGATAGAGGCGATGTACATCGGCAACATGAGCGGCGGCCAGTTCATCAACCAGGAGCACATAGGCTCTTTGATAGCCGATTTCGCCGGCCTCGCCTCGACTTTCCACATACCCGCCACACGAGTTGAGGCTGCGTGCGCCTCGGGCGGCCTGGCCCTGAGGAGCGCGATAATGGCGGTGGCGTCGGGGTATCACGACATAGTCGTCGCAGCAGGCGTGGAGAAGATGACAGACGTGGAGACCGGCGTCACTGTGGACGCTCTTGCGTCCGCCGCTGACCGCGAGTGGGAGGGCTTCATGGGCGCGACCTTCCCTGCGCTGTACGCCATGGTCGCAAGGCTTCACATGCACAGGTATGGCACGACCAGGGAACAGCTTGCCCAGGTGGCAGTCAAGAACCACCACAATGCGGTAAATAACCCAAGGGCGCAGTTCAGGAACGAGATAACCATTGACACGGTCATTAACGCGTCTATGGTCGCCGATCCTTTCACGCTGTTCGACTGCTCGCCCATCACGGATGGCGCAGCAGCGGTGGTATTGGCCCCTGCAGAGGTGGCGAGGAAGTACACGGACTCGCCGATTTACGTTCTGGGGTCGGGCCATGCGACGGATACCATATCGCTGCACAACAGGCGCGACATCTGTACTTTTGACGCCACGGTTGAGGCGGGTAAGAGGGCGTATAAGATGGCGCACATGACTCCTGAGGACATCGACCTGGTGGAGGTTCACGACTGCTTTACGATTGCCGAGATACTGGCAATAGAGGATTTAGGGTTCTTTAAGAAAGGCCAGGGCGGCCCCGCGACGCTTAACGGCGATACGGCGCTGGGCGGGAAGATACCCGTGAACACATCTGGTGGGCTGAAGGCTTGCGGGCACCCCGTGGGCGCTACGGGCATCAAGCAGGCCGTGGAGTGCGTCGAGCAGCTCAGAGGCGTTGCTGGCAAGAGGCAGGTCAAAGGCGCTAAGGTTGCCATGACCCACAACGTGGGCGGCACCGGCGGCACCGCCGTCTGCCACATATTCTCGAACGAGAGGAGGAGATGAGATGAGCGTTCCGAGGTTCTGGAGAGAGATACCGGCCAGGTATAACCTGATAGGCACGAGGTGCGAGACCTGTGGCAACTATTACTTCCCGCCGAGGCGGTTTTGCCCGGAATGCAGACGGCAGGGGAGAATGGTTGACTACCAGTTT from Methanocella conradii HZ254 harbors:
- a CDS encoding hydroxymethylglutaryl-CoA synthase; translation: MTLGISSYGAYVPRYRIKVEEIAKVWGDDAEDLKSGLMVSEKSVPDMDEDTVTIAVEAARNAVARGADPAKIGAIYVGSESHPYAVKPTATIVAAAIGASPKMTAADFEFACKAGTAAIQACMGVVSAGLAETAMAIGADTSQGAPGDALEYTAAAGGAAFVISKSNLIAVINHTCSFTTDTPDFWRREGADYPRHGGRFTGEPGYFKHVLSASRMLLEKAGTKPSDYDYAVFHQPNGKFPTRAAQTLGFTREQIKQGLTCPKMGNTYSGASLIGLSAVLDVAKPGDRIFVTSFGSGAGSDSFDITVTERITEVQGLAPKTWDYIRDAKYVDYATYAKHKGKINVDH
- a CDS encoding helix-turn-helix domain-containing protein; the encoded protein is MQSNIVDLRARLAEKMAGEITLSANPGETIKKWRKSFEVSQIDLANAIGVSPSVISDYESGRRKSPGTTIISKIVEAMLDIDEKAGSHKIRAYESMLSYANSNVILDMHEYRSPVHLTKFARLIGAELVSGSMERSINGYTIIDSINAILQLSSEEFYRLYGWSTERALIFCNVSTGRSPMVALRVSTLKPAAVVLHGLEASRIDPIARKIAEVETFPLMASRMDIDTMISTLKGLKE
- the hypB gene encoding hydrogenase nickel incorporation protein HypB, translating into MHKVEVNVGANVTEANRREAEENRQHLDEHGVRAVDILGAVGSGKTMLIEKLTPLLQKRGVKVGAIVGDCYGDDDYQRIHALNIPTQNLNTGTECHLDAHMVHNALHRLPLDDIDFLFIENVGNMVCPTDFPVGSHKRVVIVSVTEGDDVVNKHPAIFRECEIGIINKVDLAEAVGASIERMERDMRRHNSNIKILKTNLKKGVGVEELADLLLEN
- a CDS encoding thiolase domain-containing protein: MRDVAIIGAGCTRFGEMWERSFRDIVVEAGAQALEDAKLNGEEIEAMYIGNMSGGQFINQEHIGSLIADFAGLASTFHIPATRVEAACASGGLALRSAIMAVASGYHDIVVAAGVEKMTDVETGVTVDALASAADREWEGFMGATFPALYAMVARLHMHRYGTTREQLAQVAVKNHHNAVNNPRAQFRNEITIDTVINASMVADPFTLFDCSPITDGAAAVVLAPAEVARKYTDSPIYVLGSGHATDTISLHNRRDICTFDATVEAGKRAYKMAHMTPEDIDLVEVHDCFTIAEILAIEDLGFFKKGQGGPATLNGDTALGGKIPVNTSGGLKACGHPVGATGIKQAVECVEQLRGVAGKRQVKGAKVAMTHNVGGTGGTAVCHIFSNERRR